In a single window of the Ardenticatenales bacterium genome:
- a CDS encoding sulfotransferase, whose amino-acid sequence MTTTNIASPTAKPDQAYLHRLDDVAFQPIFIMGDHRSGTTLLYQLLELSKSFNPITTYHIIMYDELLANHIAGQTAAAKQRLSQRFDTLGLTDRKIDGVQVTPDLTEEYGFMLHGAGQRPHITPANLDFFTEVCRKVQFISDPDKPLLLKNPWDFFMNFAYVKRCFPQSRFIFLSRHPTRIINSQMKAMRSVFAQRNDYIALIAEWYAPTWDNPLRLAMSRFVFSSHLDMGYRLAWTHVWRAIRYLLREMPAIPPSDYISVRYEDLCQTPNQTIGSIMDFLKLQPQVALDYETFINVRQSPLLPEVEKRKHKIARQFAAYYEKFGYEVEGADY is encoded by the coding sequence ATGACCACGACAAATATCGCTTCCCCAACCGCCAAACCCGATCAAGCCTATCTGCACAGGCTGGATGACGTTGCCTTCCAGCCCATCTTCATCATGGGAGACCATCGCTCCGGGACAACCTTGTTGTATCAACTGCTGGAACTGTCCAAGAGCTTCAACCCCATCACGACGTATCACATCATCATGTATGATGAGCTGCTGGCGAACCACATCGCCGGACAAACGGCGGCGGCAAAGCAGCGATTGAGCCAACGGTTTGATACGCTGGGGCTGACGGATCGCAAGATCGACGGCGTGCAGGTGACGCCCGATCTGACGGAAGAATATGGTTTTATGTTGCACGGCGCGGGGCAGCGCCCGCACATTACGCCGGCCAACCTGGACTTTTTTACGGAAGTGTGCCGCAAGGTGCAGTTCATCTCCGATCCCGACAAGCCCCTGCTCCTGAAGAATCCGTGGGATTTCTTCATGAACTTCGCTTATGTCAAACGCTGTTTTCCCCAGTCCCGCTTCATTTTTCTTAGCCGCCACCCTACTCGCATCATTAATTCGCAGATGAAGGCGATGCGCTCCGTTTTCGCGCAGCGGAATGATTATATTGCGCTGATTGCCGAGTGGTATGCGCCGACATGGGACAATCCGCTGCGATTGGCGATGAGCCGTTTTGTCTTTTCTTCGCACCTGGACATGGGGTATCGCCTGGCGTGGACGCATGTTTGGCGGGCGATTCGGTATTTGCTGCGGGAAATGCCGGCAATCCCCCCCTCCGACTACATCAGCGTCCGCTACGAAGACCTGTGCCAGACCCCAAACCAGACTATCGGCAGCATCATGGATTTCCTGAAATTACAGCCACAAGTAGCCCTCGACTACGAAACATTCATCAACGTGCGCCAGTCGCCGCTGCTGCCCGAAGTCGAAAAGAGAAAGCACAAGATCGCCCGTCAGTTCGCCGCGTACTACGAAAAATTCGGTTACGAGGTTGAGGGAGCCGACTATTAG
- a CDS encoding glycosyltransferase encodes MARFLIAVWPMYGHVFPNMPAAIALRERGHEVAFYTGGKAVSLVESQGFKCFPFQQVDGNYFEKLLAEGFFGEPTMLKRRQRQVFIYHHWLIGTLRGQVADLEAIVQQWRPDVLVVDTTMWGPLLITHEKHNIPVAIYSWTVGTVLPGPEVPVVGLGIPRPRTFFDRVKTSAIARVLSLSTAGIRRDANQVRVENGLPPLTMPVAEYAGTMPLYISTTVPELDYNRGDLPASVKYVGPTVWNRVSDAPPSAWMNEFDPDKPLVYITEGTLRDQKPIILRAAAKGLADLPIQVVMTTGGRRDPAEVGLHPVAPNIHIKSWVPDSEFIPKVDLLVAAGGASTTLGALQAGVPLVMVPTEWDKPESAERVAASGAGIRLSPWKLTPEKLRQAVEEVLYNPTYRQNAQRIAAACQRYGGGEQAAALMEALAQTGK; translated from the coding sequence ATGGCACGATTTTTAATTGCGGTGTGGCCTATGTATGGTCACGTATTCCCAAATATGCCGGCAGCCATCGCCCTGCGCGAGCGTGGGCACGAAGTCGCCTTTTACACCGGCGGCAAAGCCGTCTCCCTCGTCGAAAGCCAGGGATTCAAATGCTTCCCCTTCCAACAAGTGGACGGCAACTACTTCGAGAAACTGCTGGCGGAAGGGTTCTTCGGCGAGCCAACGATGCTCAAGCGCCGCCAGCGGCAGGTGTTCATCTATCACCACTGGCTGATCGGCACCCTGCGCGGGCAGGTAGCCGACCTGGAGGCCATTGTGCAACAGTGGCGGCCTGACGTGTTGGTGGTGGACACGACCATGTGGGGACCATTGCTGATCACGCACGAGAAGCACAACATCCCCGTGGCGATTTACTCCTGGACGGTGGGCACGGTGCTGCCCGGACCGGAGGTTCCCGTGGTGGGTTTGGGCATCCCCCGTCCACGCACATTCTTCGACCGCGTAAAAACGTCGGCGATTGCCCGGGTTCTCTCGCTGTCTACGGCCGGCATTCGCCGTGACGCGAACCAGGTGCGGGTGGAAAATGGGTTGCCCCCGTTGACGATGCCGGTGGCGGAATATGCCGGCACAATGCCCCTCTACATTTCCACCACCGTTCCCGAACTCGACTACAATCGCGGCGACCTCCCCGCCAGCGTCAAATACGTGGGGCCAACCGTTTGGAACCGCGTCAGCGACGCCCCCCCGTCCGCCTGGATGAACGAATTCGACCCGGACAAACCCCTCGTCTACATCACCGAAGGCACACTGCGCGACCAGAAACCGATCATCTTGCGGGCCGCCGCCAAAGGACTGGCCGACCTCCCCATCCAGGTCGTCATGACTACGGGCGGGCGGCGCGACCCCGCCGAAGTCGGTCTGCACCCCGTCGCCCCCAACATCCACATCAAGAGCTGGGTTCCCGATAGCGAGTTCATTCCCAAAGTAGACCTGCTGGTTGCCGCCGGTGGAGCCAGCACCACGTTGGGCGCGCTGCAAGCGGGCGTCCCCCTGGTGATGGTCCCCACGGAATGGGATAAACCGGAGAGCGCGGAGCGCGTGGCCGCATCCGGCGCGGGCATTCGCCTGTCGCCGTGGAAATTGACGCCGGAGAAACTGCGGCAGGCCGTCGAGGAAGTTTTGTACAATCCCACCTATCGCCAAAACGCGCAGCGTATTGCCGCCGCTTGCCAGCGCTATGGTGGCGGCGAACAGGCGGCGGCGCTTATGGAAGCATTGGCGCAAACGGGAAAATGA
- a CDS encoding tryptophan 7-halogenase, whose protein sequence is MNTANQFDVAIMGAGIGGSLLATVLSDQGLRVLLLDAATHPRFVIGESTVRHTLRLVKIMAEHYDIEELRHVGSGENIRKYVTSACGEKRNFGFIYHRMGQQHNPAEANQLVIPPFREGYEAHLFRQDIDAYLYQAALHHGTVGMQNTRVSNVDIDGNGVTLTTDKGETLTASYLVDAAGFRSPLSDKFDLRDNPPQARTHSRAIFTHMIDVKDFDELSGNIHGQPEKWYSGTCHHIFDGGWMWIIPFDNHPESTNPLVSVGLQLDSRLYPKPADMTPQEEWDMWMKKLPSVGAQFKDAKIVRPWISTGRIQYTSKKTVGDRWCLLAQASGNIDALFSRGLANTMEAINALIPMILGAVKDNDFRAERFQYLEELQQNNIKHNDLLVWGAYVSFRDYELWNAWFRIWALGVGIGDLRLASIYRRYEKTHDDAILPEKEPPMGLFCSNHPGFKKVFDEGVRVMEQVEAGTLDTKAATKQIMSLIQNASFTSPAVGLADPTKRYINAGTFSSIIKSTVWALTSAPPEMKGMLLGAVRGARHNKETELAMAG, encoded by the coding sequence ATGAACACAGCCAATCAGTTCGACGTGGCTATCATGGGCGCGGGTATCGGCGGGAGCTTGCTCGCCACCGTCCTCTCTGACCAGGGTTTGCGCGTGCTGCTGCTGGACGCGGCCACCCACCCCCGCTTCGTCATAGGCGAATCCACCGTCCGCCACACGCTCCGCCTGGTGAAAATCATGGCCGAGCACTACGACATCGAAGAACTGCGACACGTCGGGTCGGGGGAAAACATCCGCAAGTATGTCACCTCCGCCTGTGGCGAAAAGCGGAACTTCGGCTTCATCTACCATCGCATGGGCCAACAGCACAACCCCGCCGAGGCCAACCAGTTGGTCATCCCCCCCTTCCGCGAGGGATATGAGGCGCACCTCTTCCGCCAGGACATTGACGCCTACCTCTACCAGGCGGCGCTGCATCACGGCACGGTGGGTATGCAAAACACGCGCGTCAGCAACGTGGACATTGACGGTAACGGTGTCACGCTGACCACGGACAAGGGTGAGACGCTTACCGCCAGCTATCTGGTGGATGCGGCGGGTTTCCGCTCTCCCCTCTCCGACAAATTCGATCTGCGCGACAATCCTCCACAGGCCCGCACCCACTCCCGCGCGATCTTCACGCACATGATTGACGTCAAGGATTTTGACGAACTATCGGGCAACATTCACGGTCAACCGGAAAAATGGTATAGCGGCACCTGTCACCACATTTTTGATGGTGGCTGGATGTGGATCATTCCCTTTGACAACCACCCCGAATCCACCAATCCACTGGTCAGCGTTGGCTTGCAATTGGACTCCCGTCTCTACCCAAAGCCCGCGGACATGACCCCGCAAGAAGAGTGGGATATGTGGATGAAAAAGCTCCCCAGCGTGGGCGCGCAGTTCAAGGATGCCAAGATCGTCCGCCCCTGGATTTCCACGGGGCGCATCCAGTACACATCCAAGAAAACGGTTGGCGACCGCTGGTGTCTGCTGGCGCAGGCGTCGGGCAACATCGACGCGCTCTTCTCGCGCGGTCTGGCAAACACCATGGAGGCGATCAACGCTCTGATTCCCATGATTCTGGGCGCGGTCAAAGACAATGACTTCCGCGCCGAGCGGTTCCAATACCTGGAGGAGTTGCAACAGAATAACATTAAGCACAACGACCTGCTGGTTTGGGGGGCCTATGTCTCCTTCCGCGACTATGAGTTGTGGAATGCGTGGTTCCGCATCTGGGCACTGGGCGTGGGCATTGGCGACCTGCGCCTGGCCAGCATCTATCGCCGCTACGAGAAGACGCACGATGACGCTATCTTGCCGGAGAAGGAACCGCCCATGGGTCTGTTCTGTAGCAATCATCCGGGCTTTAAGAAGGTGTTTGACGAGGGCGTGCGGGTGATGGAACAGGTGGAAGCGGGCACGCTGGATACGAAGGCGGCCACGAAGCAGATTATGTCCTTGATCCAGAATGCGTCGTTTACGTCGCCGGCGGTGGGTCTGGCGGATCCTACTAAGCGGTATATAAATGCCGGCACTTTCTCCTCCATCATCAAATCTACCGTCTGGGCACTCACCTCCGCCCCGCCAGAAATGAAAGGAATGCTCCTCGGAGCCGTCCGCGGCGCGCGCCACAACAAAGAAACCGAACTGGCCATGGCTGGCTAA
- a CDS encoding tryptophan 7-halogenase has protein sequence MKQTNQFNVAIIGAGIAGSMLATILTHEGASVLLIDAATHPRFVIGESTVRHTLRMVRIMAEKYGIEELHKVGSGDDIRKNVTSQCGEKRHFGFIFHHENQPQNPREANQLVIPPFREGYEAHLFRQDIDAYLYQAALHYGTVGMQNTRVTDVDVTESGVIVKTDKGDTFTADYIVDAAGFRSPLAQKFNLRDDPPRARTHSRGLFTHMIDVKDYDEVSGNVHGQPEKWFNGTCHHIFDGGWLWVIPFNNHPESTNPLVSVGWQLDSRRFPKPTNMTPQEEWDMWLDRFPSIKAQFADAKVVRPWVSTGRIQYTAKTTVGDRWALLSHSAGFIDALYSRGLANTMDALNSLVTLLLEAIKDGDYRAERFEYLNTLQENNVKHSDLLVWASYVSWRDYDLWNAWFRMWALGVGLGDLRMASILRRYEKTHDPSLLPEKEPPMGLFYSNHVGFQNLLYKGLGIMEQVENGTKDTKTATREVLALIQSAPFTSPAIGLGDPEQRFINAGTLGSMVKSAYWALTSAPPEMKDWLLGAVVRSNRNKEAAAAALSS, from the coding sequence ATGAAACAAACCAATCAGTTCAACGTGGCTATTATTGGCGCCGGAATTGCCGGCAGCATGTTAGCCACCATCTTAACCCATGAAGGGGCCAGCGTTCTCTTGATCGACGCCGCCACGCATCCCCGTTTTGTCATCGGCGAATCCACCGTGCGGCACACCCTGCGCATGGTGCGCATCATGGCTGAAAAATATGGCATCGAAGAATTGCACAAGGTGGGTTCGGGCGATGATATTCGCAAGAACGTCACCTCGCAGTGCGGCGAAAAACGGCACTTCGGTTTCATTTTCCACCATGAAAACCAGCCGCAAAACCCGCGCGAGGCCAATCAGTTGGTCATTCCCCCCTTCCGCGAAGGGTACGAAGCCCATCTGTTCCGCCAGGACATCGACGCCTATCTTTATCAGGCCGCGCTGCACTACGGTACAGTCGGTATGCAGAACACGCGCGTCACGGACGTAGACGTGACCGAGTCTGGCGTCATCGTGAAGACGGACAAGGGTGACACCTTCACGGCGGACTACATCGTCGATGCCGCCGGCTTCCGTTCGCCGCTTGCGCAAAAATTCAACTTGCGCGATGATCCGCCGCGGGCCAGGACACATTCACGCGGTCTCTTCACGCACATGATCGACGTCAAGGATTACGACGAAGTGTCCGGCAACGTTCACGGCCAGCCGGAAAAATGGTTCAACGGCACCTGCCACCACATCTTTGATGGCGGCTGGTTGTGGGTGATTCCCTTCAACAACCATCCCGAATCGACCAATCCGCTGGTCAGTGTCGGCTGGCAGCTCGATTCCCGCCGCTTCCCCAAACCGACGAACATGACGCCGCAAGAGGAGTGGGATATGTGGCTGGACCGCTTCCCCAGCATCAAGGCGCAGTTCGCGGATGCGAAGGTCGTGCGCCCCTGGGTCTCGACGGGTCGTATCCAGTATACGGCCAAGACGACCGTGGGGGATCGTTGGGCTTTGCTCTCGCACTCCGCCGGCTTCATCGATGCCCTCTATTCGCGTGGCCTGGCGAACACGATGGACGCGCTGAATTCGCTGGTAACGCTGCTGCTGGAGGCCATCAAGGATGGCGACTACCGCGCCGAGCGGTTTGAATATCTGAATACGTTGCAAGAGAACAACGTCAAGCACAGCGACCTGCTCGTGTGGGCGTCGTATGTGTCCTGGCGTGACTATGATTTGTGGAATGCCTGGTTCCGTATGTGGGCGCTGGGCGTCGGCCTGGGCGACCTGCGCATGGCCAGCATCTTGCGCCGCTATGAAAAGACGCATGATCCCAGCCTGCTGCCGGAAAAAGAGCCGCCGATGGGCCTGTTCTACAGCAACCACGTCGGTTTCCAGAATCTGCTCTACAAGGGTCTGGGCATCATGGAACAGGTGGAAAACGGCACCAAGGATACTAAGACAGCAACACGCGAAGTGTTGGCATTGATCCAGAGCGCGCCGTTCACGTCTCCGGCAATTGGCTTGGGCGATCCGGAGCAGCGGTTTATTAATGCCGGCACGCTCGGCTCCATGGTCAAATCCGCTTACTGGGCACTCACCTCCGCTCCGCCAGAAATGAAAGACTGGCTGCTAGGCGCCGTCGTCCGCTCCAACCGCAACAAAGAAGCCGCCGCCGCCGCCCTGTCCAGCTAA
- a CDS encoding SDR family oxidoreductase, producing the protein MKDTILVTGAGTGLGLEMSLYLAEKGFNVYATIPFAEQQAHIEEQAARRHVSPRVLLLDVTEPNSIAAAVETILAESGGIFGAINNAGISLRGYFEDCDDQEIRRVYDINVFGAMNVTRAVLPHMRAAKRGRLLYITSIGGRIASMARTAYCSSKFALEGFAESLYQEVTPLGIHVSAIAPAIVKNERWTVHRGLAKRAQDPQSPYFTWFQREEEMADRLVESSPTTNVDVALTAYHALTAAHPKLHYIVGRRATLAVRLRELMPGNSFERLILGRAIKQVTQE; encoded by the coding sequence ATGAAAGATACCATTTTGGTCACAGGGGCAGGCACGGGTCTGGGCCTGGAAATGTCGTTGTATCTGGCGGAAAAGGGATTCAACGTGTACGCGACGATCCCTTTTGCGGAACAGCAGGCGCACATTGAGGAGCAGGCGGCGCGGCGCCATGTTTCGCCGCGCGTCTTGCTGCTGGACGTGACGGAACCGAACAGCATCGCGGCGGCGGTGGAGACGATTCTGGCGGAGTCTGGTGGCATTTTTGGGGCGATCAATAATGCCGGCATCAGCCTCCGTGGCTACTTCGAAGATTGCGACGACCAGGAAATCCGCCGCGTCTACGACATCAACGTCTTCGGGGCCATGAACGTCACCCGCGCCGTCTTGCCGCACATGCGCGCCGCCAAACGTGGTCGCCTCCTTTACATCACTTCTATCGGCGGGCGCATCGCCTCCATGGCCCGCACCGCCTACTGCTCCAGCAAATTCGCCCTGGAAGGATTCGCGGAATCCCTCTATCAAGAAGTCACGCCTTTGGGCATTCACGTCAGCGCCATCGCCCCCGCCATCGTCAAAAACGAACGGTGGACCGTCCACCGCGGGCTGGCAAAACGCGCCCAAGATCCCCAAAGTCCTTATTTCACCTGGTTCCAACGCGAAGAAGAAATGGCCGACAGACTGGTTGAATCTTCGCCAACGACCAACGTTGATGTCGCCCTCACCGCCTACCACGCGCTCACAGCCGCCCACCCCAAATTGCATTACATCGTTGGTAGACGGGCAACGCTGGCCGTTCGCCTGCGCGAACTAATGCCGGGCAACTCGTTCGAGCGCCTCATCCTGGGCCGCGCCATCAAACAAGTCACGCAAGAATGA
- a CDS encoding alpha/beta hydrolase translates to MSNIQVNDIDVHYWQVGEGPDVIMVHGLLGNLAVWHLRMVPLMRGSYKMTTLDMRGHGFTTRTPTGYDTNNLSEDLKGLLDKLGIEKAHIVGHSFGADVCLHFAIKYPHRVDKLVLIEPGLAALVHERMKSEWVGWDFWVGRLAEVGVDVPKEKHSDFQYLLNLSLDTPKFYGPAKSLPRKRGPLLRLVNETTLVDDYQVIAGMTLDLISSFRHPTLLVYGSDSYFMGTFDYLREVWPHAQSVTLHGGGHFGPLEEPEKLVELMDAFFKSPDTVMQQAEPGD, encoded by the coding sequence TTGTCCAACATACAGGTAAACGACATTGACGTACATTATTGGCAGGTTGGTGAAGGACCAGATGTGATCATGGTACACGGCCTGCTGGGAAACCTGGCCGTGTGGCATTTGCGCATGGTTCCCCTGATGCGCGGCAGCTACAAAATGACGACGCTGGACATGCGCGGTCATGGCTTCACCACGCGCACGCCTACGGGCTACGACACCAATAACCTGTCGGAAGACCTGAAAGGTTTGCTGGATAAACTGGGGATTGAAAAGGCGCACATTGTGGGGCACAGCTTTGGCGCTGATGTTTGTCTCCACTTTGCCATCAAGTATCCGCACCGGGTGGATAAGCTGGTCTTGATTGAGCCGGGACTGGCGGCGCTCGTCCATGAACGCATGAAGTCTGAATGGGTGGGCTGGGATTTCTGGGTAGGCCGTCTGGCGGAAGTGGGCGTAGACGTGCCCAAAGAGAAGCACAGCGACTTCCAGTATTTGCTCAACCTGAGCCTGGATACACCGAAGTTCTACGGTCCGGCGAAGTCGCTGCCACGCAAGCGCGGGCCGCTGCTGCGGCTGGTGAATGAGACGACGCTGGTAGATGATTATCAGGTAATTGCCGGCATGACGCTCGACCTCATCTCCTCATTCCGCCACCCCACCTTGCTCGTCTACGGCTCCGACTCTTACTTTATGGGCACGTTTGACTACCTGCGCGAAGTGTGGCCGCACGCCCAGTCCGTCACCCTGCATGGCGGCGGGCACTTTGGCCCGCTGGAAGAGCCGGAAAAACTGGTGGAATTGATGGATGCCTTCTTCAAGTCGCCAGATACCGTGATGCAGCAGGCGGAACCTGGAGATTAA
- a CDS encoding alkaline phosphatase family protein, with protein sequence MSSKTLLIGLDGATFTVLDPFMAQGLMPNLKALVDGGVQAELRTIVPALTPPAWTSLMTGRRPGHHGIFDFFQKSSADSEKIEFSTSKDVRTKTVWRMVNENDMSVTVLNFPLMFPAPETNGYVVAGWIPWRQLRLGCYPSNLYDQMKALPGFNVRELAMDMALEAKATEGAAEEEYAAWIELHTRREQQWLKVASYLMETDPSDLVAVLFDGPDKIGHLLWRFIDPAYWPENPTEEESRIRDMCFNYFRKLDEAIGRLVSLAGPEATVLLASDHGFGATTEVLHINKWLSDHGYLTWVDNLSIDTSGGTLGMGHLSRHIHWFDWSKTLAYASTPTSNGIHIVKAENPGEPGVPASEYEAFRAKLVAELRAFTDPKTGEPVVVEIHTKDEAFDGTAQDLAPDLTLVLRDGGLVSILPAETPLRPRPKPEGTHRPLGIFIGKGPGLRAGYSAAEMSILDISPIMLYSLGLAVPSDLEGRVPAEIYTAEYLEAHPIRTGAPTAARDDSAEDDAYDELYDEDAEAAILARLMELGYID encoded by the coding sequence ATGAGTTCCAAGACCTTATTGATTGGGCTGGACGGGGCGACTTTTACGGTGCTGGACCCGTTTATGGCTCAGGGGCTGATGCCTAACCTGAAGGCGTTGGTCGATGGTGGGGTACAGGCGGAATTGCGGACGATTGTGCCGGCATTAACGCCCCCCGCCTGGACATCCCTGATGACGGGTCGCCGCCCCGGCCACCACGGCATCTTTGACTTCTTCCAGAAATCCTCCGCCGACAGCGAGAAGATCGAATTTTCCACGTCCAAAGACGTTCGCACCAAAACCGTGTGGCGCATGGTCAACGAAAACGACATGAGCGTCACCGTCCTCAACTTCCCCCTCATGTTCCCCGCCCCGGAAACCAATGGCTACGTCGTCGCCGGCTGGATTCCCTGGCGGCAACTGCGCCTCGGCTGCTACCCCAGCAACCTCTATGACCAGATGAAGGCGCTGCCCGGCTTCAACGTGCGTGAGCTGGCCATGGACATGGCCCTGGAAGCCAAAGCCACCGAAGGCGCGGCGGAAGAAGAGTACGCCGCCTGGATCGAACTGCATACACGGCGGGAACAGCAGTGGTTGAAAGTTGCCAGCTACCTGATGGAGACCGATCCCAGTGACCTCGTCGCCGTCCTTTTTGACGGCCCCGACAAGATCGGCCACCTCCTGTGGCGATTCATTGACCCGGCTTATTGGCCGGAAAACCCCACGGAAGAAGAGAGCCGTATCCGCGATATGTGCTTCAACTACTTCCGCAAACTGGATGAGGCCATCGGGCGGCTTGTGTCCCTGGCAGGGCCGGAAGCGACCGTGCTGCTGGCCTCGGACCACGGCTTTGGGGCCACCACGGAAGTACTCCACATCAACAAGTGGCTTTCGGACCACGGCTACCTCACCTGGGTAGATAATCTGTCGATTGACACCAGTGGCGGCACGCTGGGCATGGGGCACCTTTCGCGACACATTCATTGGTTTGACTGGAGCAAGACGCTGGCCTACGCCTCCACGCCCACGAGCAACGGCATCCACATCGTCAAGGCGGAGAATCCGGGCGAGCCGGGCGTGCCGGCATCGGAGTACGAAGCATTCCGGGCGAAATTGGTGGCGGAACTGCGGGCATTTACGGACCCGAAAACGGGCGAGCCGGTGGTCGTGGAAATTCACACGAAGGATGAGGCTTTCGACGGTACGGCGCAAGACCTGGCGCCGGACCTGACGTTGGTGCTGCGAGATGGCGGTTTGGTGTCAATTCTGCCGGCGGAAACGCCCCTGCGCCCTCGCCCCAAACCAGAAGGAACCCATCGCCCCCTCGGCATCTTCATCGGCAAGGGTCCGGGTTTGCGTGCCGGCTATAGCGCCGCGGAAATGTCTATCCTGGACATTAGCCCCATCATGCTGTACAGCCTGGGACTGGCAGTTCCCAGTGACCTGGAAGGGCGCGTGCCGGCGGAAATCTACACCGCTGAATACCTGGAAGCCCACCCCATACGCACGGGCGCGCCCACAGCCGCCCGCGACGATTCCGCCGAAGACGATGCCTACGACGAACTGTACGACGAAGACGCGGAAGCAGCCATCCTGGCCCGCCTGATGGAACTTGGTTACATTGACTGA